One part of the Haliotis asinina isolate JCU_RB_2024 chromosome 2, JCU_Hal_asi_v2, whole genome shotgun sequence genome encodes these proteins:
- the LOC137271903 gene encoding uncharacterized protein, translating to MTATTSLLVLLVSTSTLVVAGASLEKTCDPGSNVCPPNSSCKIFNNKQECLCDTMFQPSPTGSQCLKVVELGGDCADAAGTTCRRGPWGKAECIDGVCACSVASGYERASDNRCKNAPITTGFSLLEEECSATRVCQFALTQYCFDGNCTCKPGLKKAGKDIQSAKPFVDECVKSHIVIETPLI from the exons ATGACGGCGACCACATCTCTCCTTGTCCTGCTTGTGTCCACATCTACACTCGTCGTCGCAG gtGCATCACTGGAAAAGACATGTGACCCTGGTTCCAATGTCTGTCCCCCAAACTCGTCATGTAAGATCTTCAACAATAAACAAGAGTGTCTGTGTGATACTATGTTCCAACCTAGCCCCACCGGATCCCAATGTCTGAAGG TTGTGGAACTGGGAGGTGACTGCGCAGACGCAGCCGGAACAACATGTCGCAGAGGCCCCTGGGGAAAAGCCGAGTGCATCGACGGTGTATGTGCGTGTTCTGTGGCTTCAGGCTACGAACGGGCGAGTGACAACCGCTGCAAGAACGCCCCCATCACCACAGGCTTCTCCCTTCTCGAGGAGGAGTGCAGCGCGACCAGGGTGTGTCAGTTCGCCCTAACGCAGTATTGTTTTGATGGAAACTGCACGTGCAAACCGGGTTTAAAGAAAGCGGGCAAAGACATCCAGTCAGCTAAGCCCTTTGTGGACGAATGTGTGAAGTCTCACATCGTGATTG aaacACCATTGATATAA
- the LOC137271905 gene encoding protein PIF-like has protein sequence MLRLWRVFCFLVVMSAKVTFSQTCGGFSDIIFLIDDSDSTKRNNPTDPDSVTYAQGVTSFVQHFVDKADLSNIRIAVIAYSKTTRVITDFTSNSSTITNALNTFQPEFKGSDILEGMKLVKDMFQSSGRLGARHLVVIVTDGSTFNPDLAGNYAKRCQDAGIEITSVAFGDAISFQELMLYSNSSDRIFKVTNDTELSALTPNVTEIICGDPCEGPLSLVEEPGLFRYPGNCAKFLQVAPANQTGLECVSKDCSYTTMWNDRLKICDYPGSATCDPCRGQADGRRTSYHLYCNSYWECQGGVSQPRCCGSGKKYVEGTGCVAAGVSECPNPCPS, from the exons ATGCTGCGTTTATGGAGGGTGTTCTGCTTCCTAGTTGTGatgtcagcaaaagtcaccTTCTCTCAAA CATGCGGCGGTTTCTCTGACATCATCTTCCTGATAGACGACTCCGACAGCACCAAACGCAACAACCCAACAGATCCAGACTCCGTGACGTACGCCCAGGGTGTCACCTCCTTCGTCCAACACTTCGTTGACAAGGCTGACCTCTCCAACATCCGTATCGCTGTAATTGCCTACAGCAAAACGACGCGCGTCATCACCGACTTCACATCCAACTCCTCCACCATCACCAACGCCCTCAACACCTTCCAGCCAGAGTTCAAAGGGTCTGACATCCTCGAGGGGATGAAGTTAGTTAAAGACATGTTTCAGTCCTCAGGCCGCCTAGGGGCGAGACATCTGGTTGTCATTGTTACCGACGGATCAACCTTCAATCCTGATCTTGCAGGGAATTATGCTAAGCGATGCCAAGACGCTGGGATTGAGATAACGTCTGTTGCTTTTGGGGACGCCATTTCCTTTCAGGAGTTGATGTTGTATTCAAATAGTAGTGACcgtattttcaaggtcacgaaCGACACGGAATTGTCGGCTCTGACACCCAATGTCACAGAGATCATTTGTGGAG ACCCATGCGAGGGACCTTTATCGCTGGTAGAGGAGCCTGGTTTGTTCCGATATCCAGGGAACTGCGCCAAGTTTCTACAAGTAGCTCCGGCCAATCAAACCGGCCTTGAATGTGTGTCCAAGGATTGCTCGTACACAACCATGTGGAATGACCGGCTGAAGATCTGCGACTACCCGGGATCCGCCACTTGTG ATCCGTGTAGAGGTCAGGCGGACGGTCGACGAACTTCCTATCATCTGTACTGCAACTCCTACTGGGAGTGTCAGGGGGGCGTGTCTCAGCCCCGCTGTTGTGGGTCAGGGAAAAAGTACGTGGAGGGGACAGGTTGCGTGGcagcaggagtgagtgagtgtccaAACCCATGTCCGAGTTAA